From a single Okeanomitos corallinicola TIOX110 genomic region:
- the lpxA gene encoding acyl-ACP--UDP-N-acetylglucosamine O-acyltransferase, whose translation MKTLIHPTAVIHPDAELHSTVQVGAYAVIGANVKVGAETVIGAHAVIEGPCDIGKGNHIFPGAVIGMEPQDLKYVGEPTWVKIGDNNAIREYVTINRATGRGEATVIGNGNLLMAYVHVGHNCIIEDSVVIANSVALAGHVYIESRARLSGVLGVHQFVHIGGMAMVGGMTRIDRDVPPYTLVEGNPSRVRSLNLVGLKRSGMPSSEFQLLKKAFRILYRSDLLFKDALAELELLGDTAQLEHLRRFLLLSRMPGRRGLIPGKGRISSSDD comes from the coding sequence TTGAAGACACTTATTCATCCAACTGCTGTAATACATCCTGATGCGGAACTCCACTCAACGGTGCAAGTCGGTGCTTATGCTGTGATTGGAGCGAATGTCAAAGTAGGAGCAGAAACTGTAATTGGCGCTCATGCAGTGATAGAAGGCCCTTGTGACATTGGTAAAGGAAATCATATTTTTCCTGGGGCTGTGATTGGTATGGAACCCCAGGATCTCAAGTATGTGGGAGAACCTACCTGGGTAAAAATTGGTGATAATAACGCCATTCGTGAGTATGTAACTATTAACCGTGCTACCGGTAGAGGTGAGGCCACGGTGATTGGTAATGGTAATCTACTGATGGCTTATGTTCATGTTGGTCATAACTGTATAATTGAGGATTCCGTGGTTATTGCCAACTCCGTCGCTTTGGCAGGTCATGTGTATATTGAGTCTCGCGCTAGGTTAAGCGGAGTTTTAGGTGTTCATCAGTTTGTACACATCGGTGGTATGGCGATGGTAGGCGGGATGACTCGTATTGACCGTGATGTGCCTCCTTATACGTTAGTTGAGGGAAATCCTTCACGGGTGCGATCGCTTAATTTAGTGGGTCTAAAACGCTCAGGAATGCCATCTAGTGAGTTCCAACTACTGAAAAAAGCTTTTCGCATTCTCTACCGGTCTGATTTACTGTTTAAAGATGCTCTGGCAGAGTTGGAACTTTTGGGAGATACGGCACAGTTGGAACATTTGCGTCGTTTCTTGCTACTTTCACGAATGCCAGGAAGACGGGGTTTAATTCCTGGTAAGGGGAGAATTAGCTCAAGTGATGATTAA
- the fabZ gene encoding 3-hydroxyacyl-ACP dehydratase FabZ — protein sequence MSTLTQVNSTNVVTSEEENQDNSTTEIKTTFSVEEIQQLLPHRYPFLLVDKIIDYVPGKLAVGVKNVTFNEPHFQGHFPGRSLMPGVLIVEAMAQVGGVVMTQMPDIPKGLFVFVGIDKVRFRRQVVPGDQLILTVELLSIKQRRFGKMQGRAEVDGKLAAEGELMFSLVS from the coding sequence ATGTCAACTCTTACCCAAGTTAATTCTACTAACGTGGTTACATCTGAAGAAGAAAATCAGGATAACAGTACAACGGAAATCAAAACTACCTTCTCAGTAGAAGAGATTCAGCAACTATTACCTCATCGTTATCCCTTTTTGTTAGTAGATAAAATTATTGACTATGTTCCTGGCAAATTGGCTGTAGGCGTGAAAAACGTCACTTTCAATGAGCCGCATTTTCAAGGTCATTTTCCCGGACGTTCACTGATGCCTGGTGTCCTGATTGTGGAAGCAATGGCACAAGTGGGTGGGGTTGTCATGACCCAAATGCCAGATATACCAAAAGGATTATTTGTATTTGTTGGTATTGATAAAGTTCGTTTCCGTCGTCAAGTAGTTCCTGGTGATCAATTGATTCTCACAGTGGAACTGTTATCAATTAAGCAGCGTCGTTTTGGTAAAATGCAGGGTCGAGCCGAAGTTGACGGAAAATTGGCTGCTGAAGGGGAACTAATGTTTTCTTTAGTGAGTTAA
- the lpxC gene encoding UDP-3-O-acyl-N-acetylglucosamine deacetylase, with protein MHQHTLAGEITQTGVGLHSGVSTSVRILPAESGRNRYFVRVDLPNSPIIPAEIATVNQTLLSTQLGTDEVYVRTVEHLLAALSAMGVDNARIEIDGLEVPLLDGSAQIWTESIMSVGLASQSVSEEQIPVVKEPIWVRQDDAFVCALPSSETRFSYGIDFDLPAIGNQWYSFSLSNPLATTENTFVTEIAPARTFGLLHQIEYLQKSGLIKGGSLDNALVCGKDGWVNGPLRFANEPVRHKILDLVGDISLLGKFPVAHFLAYKASHNLHIQLAQKILQLL; from the coding sequence ATGCACCAACATACATTAGCTGGGGAAATTACCCAAACAGGTGTGGGATTGCATAGTGGCGTGAGTACCAGTGTGAGAATATTACCAGCAGAATCAGGGAGAAATCGCTATTTTGTGCGAGTGGATTTGCCTAATTCGCCCATAATTCCTGCTGAAATTGCTACCGTTAATCAAACTCTACTTTCAACTCAGTTGGGTACAGATGAGGTTTATGTCCGTACGGTAGAACACTTATTAGCGGCTTTATCTGCGATGGGTGTGGATAATGCCAGAATTGAAATTGATGGTCTAGAAGTACCGCTTTTAGATGGTTCAGCGCAGATATGGACTGAAAGTATTATGTCCGTAGGATTGGCATCACAATCAGTCAGTGAGGAACAAATCCCAGTAGTTAAAGAACCTATCTGGGTACGTCAAGATGATGCTTTTGTCTGTGCCTTACCATCTTCAGAAACTCGGTTTAGCTATGGAATTGATTTTGATTTACCTGCAATTGGTAATCAGTGGTACAGTTTTTCATTATCCAATCCTTTGGCAACAACCGAAAATACCTTTGTGACAGAAATTGCACCGGCTAGGACATTTGGGTTATTACATCAAATTGAATATCTGCAAAAGTCAGGGTTAATCAAGGGTGGCAGCTTGGATAATGCCCTAGTTTGTGGTAAAGATGGTTGGGTAAATGGACCATTAAGATTTGCAAATGAACCAGTACGTCATAAGATATTGGACTTAGTAGGAGATATCAGCTTACTGGGTAAATTTCCTGTTGCTCACTTTTTAGCTTATAAAGCTAGTCACAATCTACATATTCAACTGGCACAAAAAATTTTACAATTACTTTAG
- a CDS encoding BamA/TamA family outer membrane protein: MNKKHLSPVFLAVVAIATPLETSFGVNAQTLDHSQQITNNSTVATKSSLSQETSQDDVLAHQETAINQQPVVIETEQSLSASGIQISTPEVIISTETNPSQTAETLRSASSGHSEAKPKSAVIISTTVTTETTPIQTAQALEPELETSQENPQPSTGQPLFPSETENTEPRVLVSEVAVTSPTGAISPELENQVYRAIRTQPGQTTTRSQLQEDINAIFATGFFSNVRAVPEDTPLGVRVSFIVNPNPVLSKVEVEANPGTDINSVLPVNTVNSIFSEQYGKILNLRDLQEGIKQLTKAYQDQGYVLANVIAAPRVAENGVVTLQVAEGVVENVKVRFRNKDGEEVDDQGNAIKGRTKEYIITRELELKPGQVFNRNTAQKDLQRVFGLGLFEDVNFSFDTGRDPNQVNVVVNVAERSSGSIGAGAGISSASGLFGTVSYQQQNLGGRNQKLGAEVQLGERELLFDLRFTDPWIGGDPYRTSYTANIFRRRSISLIYEGKENNIETFDPGNITDTDKQDRPRITRLGGGVSFTRPLSANPYERSEWVASAGLQYQRVSSRDADGDVRPVGAIFDDNGSIISPTVPLTQSESGEDDLLLLQLGARRDRRNNPLQPTSGSFLRVGVDQSVPIGEGNILLTRVRGNYSQYFPVNFLSLSKGPQTLAFNLQGGTILGDLPPYEAFTLGGSNSVRGYEEGRLATGRSYVQASVEYRFPVFSVVSGALFFDYGSDLGTSTRTAEILNKNGSGYGYGLGVRVQSPLGPIRIDYGLSDDGDTRINFGIGERF, from the coding sequence ATGAATAAAAAACATTTATCACCTGTATTTTTGGCAGTTGTGGCGATCGCCACCCCATTAGAAACTTCATTCGGAGTCAATGCACAAACTCTGGATCATAGCCAGCAAATAACCAATAATTCGACGGTAGCAACCAAATCGTCCCTATCACAGGAAACAAGTCAAGATGATGTTCTAGCTCATCAAGAAACTGCTATTAACCAACAACCAGTAGTTATTGAAACTGAACAAAGCCTATCAGCCTCTGGAATACAAATTTCCACACCAGAAGTAATTATTTCAACAGAGACAAATCCATCTCAAACAGCAGAAACTCTCAGATCAGCATCCTCTGGTCATTCAGAAGCAAAACCAAAATCAGCAGTAATCATATCAACAACAGTAACAACAGAAACGACACCAATCCAAACAGCACAAGCTCTAGAACCTGAACTGGAAACAAGCCAAGAAAACCCCCAACCTTCAACGGGACAACCTCTATTCCCATCTGAGACAGAAAATACTGAACCTCGTGTACTAGTGTCAGAAGTAGCGGTAACATCACCAACTGGAGCAATTTCACCGGAACTGGAAAACCAAGTTTACCGAGCAATTCGTACTCAACCAGGACAAACAACCACCCGTTCCCAACTGCAAGAAGACATTAACGCCATCTTTGCTACAGGCTTTTTCTCCAATGTGCGAGCAGTACCAGAAGATACACCATTGGGTGTAAGAGTAAGTTTTATCGTTAATCCTAATCCTGTCCTGAGTAAAGTTGAAGTAGAAGCAAATCCTGGGACAGACATTAATTCCGTACTACCAGTTAACACTGTCAATAGTATTTTCAGTGAACAGTACGGCAAAATTCTCAATCTGCGAGACCTCCAAGAAGGTATCAAACAGTTAACAAAAGCTTATCAAGATCAAGGCTATGTCCTAGCTAACGTCATTGCAGCACCCAGAGTTGCGGAAAATGGAGTTGTCACCCTCCAGGTAGCAGAAGGAGTGGTAGAAAATGTCAAAGTCCGTTTTCGTAACAAAGATGGAGAGGAAGTAGACGATCAAGGAAATGCCATCAAAGGCAGAACCAAAGAATATATTATCACGCGGGAACTAGAACTCAAACCCGGTCAAGTATTTAACCGCAACACAGCCCAAAAAGATCTGCAAAGAGTGTTTGGTCTAGGATTATTTGAAGATGTGAATTTCTCCTTTGATACAGGAAGAGATCCCAATCAAGTAAATGTAGTAGTCAATGTAGCAGAACGTAGTAGTGGATCAATAGGTGCTGGTGCGGGTATTAGTTCTGCCAGTGGATTATTTGGTACAGTCAGTTATCAACAACAAAACCTGGGTGGTAGGAATCAGAAACTGGGAGCAGAAGTCCAGTTAGGGGAAAGAGAACTATTATTTGACCTGCGATTTACAGACCCTTGGATTGGTGGTGATCCTTACAGAACTTCCTACACAGCGAATATCTTCCGCAGACGTTCAATTTCCTTGATTTATGAAGGAAAAGAGAATAATATTGAAACCTTTGATCCAGGTAATATTACAGATACAGATAAACAAGACCGCCCCAGAATTACTCGTTTAGGCGGTGGTGTATCTTTCACCCGTCCTCTTTCTGCTAACCCTTATGAAAGGTCAGAATGGGTAGCTTCCGCAGGTTTACAATATCAAAGGGTTTCTAGCCGAGATGCAGATGGTGATGTGAGACCAGTGGGTGCGATTTTTGATGATAATGGTAGTATTATCAGTCCTACCGTACCTTTGACACAATCAGAAAGTGGGGAAGACGATTTACTTTTATTACAACTAGGAGCAAGACGCGATCGCCGTAATAATCCCTTACAACCTACCAGCGGTTCTTTTCTCCGCGTTGGAGTTGATCAATCTGTACCCATTGGAGAAGGTAATATTCTGCTCACCAGGGTGAGAGGTAACTACAGTCAATATTTCCCCGTCAACTTTTTAAGTTTGAGTAAAGGGCCACAAACTTTGGCGTTTAATCTCCAAGGTGGTACTATTCTGGGTGACTTACCACCCTATGAAGCTTTTACCCTTGGTGGTAGTAATTCAGTCCGTGGTTATGAAGAAGGTAGATTGGCTACAGGACGTAGTTATGTACAAGCATCTGTAGAATATCGCTTTCCTGTTTTCTCCGTAGTTAGTGGCGCGTTATTCTTTGACTATGGTAGTGACTTAGGAACAAGTACCAGAACCGCAGAAATTTTAAATAAAAATGGTAGCGGTTACGGTTACGGTTTAGGTGTGCGTGTACAGTCTCCACTAGGACCAATTCGCATAGACTACGGTTTAAGTGATGACGGTGATACCCGTATTAACTTTGGGATTGGGGAAAGGTTCTAA
- the purC gene encoding phosphoribosylaminoimidazolesuccinocarboxamide synthase, which translates to MTANQKLYEGKAKIIYTTDDPEILLADFKDDATAFNAQKRGTIQGKGSINCTISSKLFQQLAIHGIKNHFLNSPAPNQMLVRAVKIVPLEVVVRNIAAGSLCQQTGLQLGTILENPLVEFYYKDDNLGDPLLTRDRLRLLKLATEEQVESIINLALQINNFLQDFWKKCGITLVDFKLEFGVDSQQQLLLADEISPDTCRLWDMAESDPNQRVMDKDRFRRDLGNVENAYQAVLQRVLEVLES; encoded by the coding sequence ATGACTGCTAATCAAAAGCTCTATGAAGGTAAAGCCAAAATTATTTACACAACCGATGATCCAGAAATTTTATTAGCTGATTTCAAAGATGATGCGACTGCTTTCAATGCCCAAAAGCGAGGTACAATCCAGGGAAAAGGGAGTATAAACTGTACTATCTCCAGTAAGTTATTTCAACAGTTAGCTATTCATGGGATTAAGAATCATTTTCTTAATTCTCCAGCACCTAATCAAATGCTAGTGAGAGCAGTTAAAATTGTGCCATTAGAAGTAGTCGTGAGAAATATTGCAGCTGGTAGTCTTTGTCAGCAAACAGGATTACAACTGGGTACAATTTTAGAAAATCCTTTGGTAGAGTTTTATTACAAAGATGATAATTTAGGAGATCCCTTATTAACACGCGATCGCTTACGATTACTAAAACTAGCAACAGAGGAACAAGTCGAAAGTATTATCAATCTGGCTTTACAGATCAACAATTTTTTACAGGACTTCTGGAAAAAGTGCGGTATTACCCTAGTAGACTTTAAACTGGAGTTTGGTGTGGACTCACAACAACAGTTATTACTAGCGGATGAAATCAGCCCTGATACCTGTCGTTTGTGGGATATGGCAGAAAGTGATCCTAACCAGCGAGTAATGGACAAAGATCGCTTTCGTCGGGACTTAGGAAATGTAGAAAATGCTTATCAAGCAGTTTTACAAAGAGTCTTGGAGGTACTAGAAAGCTGA
- a CDS encoding GNAT family N-acetyltransferase, which translates to MISHSIEIRPVIPDDIPILFELIIALAEHEKLSHKVTGTYEQLHKSLFSSHPDAQAIIACINGVPTGFALYCFNFSVYLMKPGLYLEALFVKPEYRRQGVASKMFCYLAKMANDQGCGRLELSVLNGNESAIAFYKKQGATFLHDWRTCRLAGEALAAFSAN; encoded by the coding sequence ATGATTTCTCACTCAATTGAAATTCGTCCGGTGATACCTGATGATATACCAATTCTTTTTGAGCTAATCATTGCTCTAGCTGAACATGAAAAACTTTCACACAAAGTTACTGGCACATACGAACAACTTCATAAAAGTTTATTTAGTTCTCATCCCGATGCTCAGGCAATTATTGCTTGTATAAATGGTGTCCCGACTGGATTTGCTCTTTACTGCTTTAATTTTTCTGTTTATTTGATGAAACCAGGTTTATATTTAGAAGCTCTCTTTGTCAAACCTGAATATCGTCGTCAGGGTGTGGCCAGTAAAATGTTTTGCTATTTGGCAAAGATGGCAAATGATCAAGGTTGTGGACGATTGGAGTTGAGTGTTCTCAATGGTAACGAAAGTGCGATCGCATTTTACAAAAAACAAGGGGCAACCTTTCTCCACGACTGGCGAACTTGTCGCCTAGCTGGTGAAGCCTTAGCTGCATTTTCTGCAAATTAA
- a CDS encoding SRPBCC family protein → MTSLAHEFYFSEEILTSEQKHFQFQNVFLGHSSFVNKSQNYFVLPHTNDTKFLIHDGQNIEVLPNICKHRYATMLKGKGSCHKIVCPIHSWSYDLNGNIVNPTGIECESSTHSLEKESIDIYDGFIFPENSSALKNALKAAKKFTDIDFEKLNFFAHERFFVKVNWKSYMDTFLDNYHLEAYHPNFRTFLDSRYIESIFKDDFSVQAIHLREKPQIKTPALQAYLDCYNKYIGKFPEDYGAVWLCIYPNIIIEISQCFALVAIVVPESIDSCSIYEYRLVEEQFTQHQDFLKAFEKYMYEIEYEDHDLMTKIHQGRKVLYQQGNKHYGPYHPTKEAGQEQFHDYIRRIISGSSNNFHPVKTKVLSY, encoded by the coding sequence ATGACTTCTCTAGCTCACGAATTTTATTTTTCTGAAGAAATTTTAACTTCAGAACAAAAGCATTTTCAATTTCAGAATGTTTTTCTAGGACACAGTAGCTTCGTCAACAAATCCCAAAATTATTTTGTGTTACCACATACCAATGACACAAAATTTCTGATCCATGATGGACAAAACATTGAGGTTTTACCCAACATTTGTAAACATCGTTATGCAACCATGCTCAAAGGCAAGGGAAGTTGTCATAAAATTGTTTGTCCAATACATTCATGGTCATATGATCTCAATGGAAATATTGTCAATCCAACTGGGATAGAATGTGAATCTAGCACACATTCTCTAGAAAAAGAATCCATTGATATTTATGATGGTTTTATTTTTCCAGAAAATTCATCTGCATTAAAAAACGCTCTCAAAGCAGCCAAAAAGTTTACAGATATTGATTTTGAAAAGCTCAATTTCTTTGCCCACGAACGCTTCTTTGTCAAGGTAAATTGGAAAAGTTACATGGATACATTTCTAGATAACTACCATCTAGAAGCATATCATCCTAATTTCAGAACCTTTCTCGATTCTAGATATATTGAATCAATTTTTAAAGATGATTTTAGCGTTCAAGCCATCCATCTGAGAGAAAAACCTCAAATCAAAACCCCCGCTCTACAAGCATATTTAGATTGTTACAACAAGTATATTGGTAAATTTCCAGAAGACTACGGTGCTGTCTGGCTTTGTATTTATCCTAATATCATCATCGAAATTTCCCAGTGTTTTGCTCTAGTTGCCATTGTTGTACCAGAAAGCATTGACTCCTGCTCAATTTACGAATATCGCCTTGTAGAAGAGCAATTTACTCAACATCAAGACTTTCTGAAAGCCTTTGAAAAGTATATGTACGAAATAGAATATGAAGACCACGATTTGATGACCAAAATCCATCAAGGAAGGAAAGTCCTATACCAACAAGGTAACAAACATTATGGTCCCTATCACCCTACTAAAGAAGCAGGTCAAGAACAGTTTCATGATTATATTCGTAGGATAATTTCTGGAAGTTCCAATAACTTTCACCCTGTGAAAACAAAAGTTTTATCTTACTGA